CTCTTAGCAGAGTTATTAGAAACAAGTGAATTTGTTTTATTAGCAGCAGCAACTTTACCTAAAGCTACCTTTTGACTTTGAATTTGTAGACGCTGCTTTTGAGTATATTCATTCAGTTTGGCCTGAGCTTGAGTGTAAACAAGAGTATTTTTCGGAATTTGCCGCAGAAATTTCACAGCACTATTAAAGTCACCAACAGCCGCACTTTTTTGCGCGTTATGTAAAAAGTAAGCTGCTCTAATCTGCCGCTTTTGATTGTACTCAGCTAACTTGCGTTGCACCAAAGCACCCGCAGAACTTTCTTTAGGAATTTGCCGCAGATATTCCAACGCACCAGAAAAATCTCTAGCCCCAGCTTTTTCGTAAGCTTTTGCTAATAACTCTTGCGTCTGGAGTTCGATGTTAACCCGTGCTTGCTGCACTAATTTGTCTGTTTTAGATTGCCAATATAAAATATCTGGAACTTTCGCCGCAGTAGCCAGAACATCTGACCATCTACCCTCTTTTGTCGCTTGTTCAGCCGCGAGATACTCTTGTGCAGCCACTTGCCATTGCTGTTGCCATTCTTCGATTGTGGCTTTAGCTTCTGGATAAACATTACTATAAGAAGGAATCGATTTAGCCAAAGCGATCGCACTTTGCAAATCTCCCGATTGATATTCTTCAGTTGCTTTATATAAAGTTTCTGTTTCAGAATAAGCAGGAGAAGTATTCAGCAAAGAATATACTCCCAATCCCATCAACAAAGAATTAGCCGCTATTCCTACTGTCATTCCTGTGAGTAGCGGTGATGATTTTCCAGAAGCAGAATTTTCATCAGAAGTATCATTCTCAACAGCCACCTCTAAAGACACATGATCCTGAGTTTCTCCTGCCATTTGTTTGAGTACACGCAATACTTCAGCCACAGACTGATAACGGTCTTGGAAGTTATAACGGATCATTTCGCTAAGAACAGCAGCCAGATAATCGCTAACTTGCGTGTTTGGAGAACGCCAGATAATTTCATTACTATAAGAATCTATTTGTAATTGCAGTGGTTCTATCCCTGTTAAAGCTTGGATAGCAATCATACCCAAAGCATAAATATCGCTGTTAGGTTGTGTTTGACCAATAAATTGTTCTGGAGGTATGTACCCCAGTGAAGTCACAGGAATTCGCGAAATAGGCAATTCCCTTTCTATGCCAAAATCAACTGACTGAATTGAACCAAAGTCAATTAAAACTAACTTACCATCAGCAGCACGTCTGATTAAGTTTTCTGGTTTGATATCGCAATGGATAACCCCTTGAGAGTGAACAAATTCTAAAATATTTAAAACATCTTCTAAAAATTCTATAACCTCATTTTCAGTCCAAACACACCCCCATTGTTGATTGATGGGCAGTTCCGCAGTTAATGAGTGTCCTTCGATATACTCTTGTATTAAATAAAAACGCTCATTTTCTTCAAAGCAAGTGATGAATTCGGGAATTTGTTGATGAAGTCCCAGACGCTTGAGAGTTTCGGTTTCAGTGAGAAAGCGTAATCTTAAAGTATCTAAATAGCTGGGTTGAGAATTGTTAACTTTCAGCTGTTTAATTACACATTTAGGATTATCTGGGTAATCTATATCAACAGCAATATATGTTTGTCCAAATACCCCTGCACCTAGGCTTTGGACGATTTGGTAACGTGCTTGTAGTACCTTACCGATCATGTGGTAGTTCATGAGCTGGTTACTGAGTAAATGCCTATATAAGTTTTCTAACATGGTCTTTTGTTTCCGGAAGTCCTTGAAAATAAATCATTAGAGTGTTCATTACTGAAATGCAATCTTGTTTTTTAAGTACTTGTACTAAAAAATATCAATTATTTTAATACTCTCATCAAACAAAATGCGAATTATTACTAGGCTGTAAAATATTGCCTTGAGTATGGTAATTAGGGGCATACAGCTTTACACCCCTACAGCCAATTCATTTTTTGTAAAGGTTGTTGAAAATTGTATTAGTTATACGTACGTGCTTGATTTATGCAGACGATTGCACCATCAAGGGGTTCCCTTAGAGACTACTCCTTTGCCGGTCTAATACCGTTTCACCTTAAGATTGATACAGATGGCAAGCTGGGGAGGCTGGGGAACTCGGGGCCCCCACGACCGCTCGTGGGTGAGGATTAGGGGCAACTGGGGGAGAAACAAAAGTAATTTGTATCAAGAATTTCGTGTAAATGTCAGCATCAGCGTGAAGATGAACCAGCAAAACCAATGACGAATTACAGAGAATTTCATAGCCAGATTTTTTACCACAGAAAATAACTGTGGTAGCGTTAAATCTAAGTTTTCACTACATATTTACCACTACCAAATAGTTAAATCACTTAATTTTTGCATGATTACGGACACATATCAGGCGTGGTGTCCAGAATTATTTAAGTATGCGATAGTGCAAAAACAACTCACTGCCAACCTGACGAGTTTCAATGAGTTCAAGCTCAGGGGCAATCGAAGCAACAAAGCCCTCTCCTTCCACTGGGGTAGTTAGATCCTTTCCTCCGTAAACTGTAGGCCAAATGGTTAACCACCAATCATCAATTCGCCCTGCTTGTACTAGGGCAGCCGTCAAAGAACCACCCCCCAAAGCAACAACCTTGCGGATACCCCGTTCTGCCATCAAGGCGTAAGCTCGATCCCAGTCTAAATCTGTATCTCCTAGATCAATTACATCAGCTTGCTTCTCTATGCTTTTTGCCTGAGAATTCTTTTCCAAACCAGCCCGTGTTGTGAAAATCCATCTTTCAAGATCCTGGTTGAAAAAATGCAGATCGGGGCTAAGATTAAGCGATCCCGAAACCACACAAGTAATCGGCTGGGGAGATTGACCCCGAACTTTACGTGCTGCTAACAGTTCAGGATTCTGAATGGTATAAGTCTGTCCTTCTTCTCGGATCGTCGTTGCTCCCACCAGAAATAGATCTGCAAAAGATGCTTGATACTCTAAATGTGCTTGATCGGCTAGATAGACATGACCGGGTGATTTTGGATCTACAGGTTGAATCTTTCCATCAGCCGTCATACCAAGAACCAAAGTTGTTTGGATGGTTGTCATGGTTGTTTGGGTCACTTCATCATAAACAATAGACATCAATTCAGTTTGAGGAATCCTCTTCTATAAATATAGTTTTTTCTGAGAAATTAATGCCGCGTCTAAGCCTTGTGAAAACAGAAATACCACCTATTGATTGTTTGATTTATGTCTCAAGATTGTGAATATTTAACAAACGAATTTGTTAGATTGAGGTAATGAATATTAGTTTAAAAAGCCTAATTCAGAATTTTCCTAATCAGTTATTACCCTTATTACTTAGTTTCTGAGACGATGCTTTGTTATTAGGGCTGTCTCATTTAAAATTACACTTGCAATGGCTAAAATGGCTTTCTCCAGTAATACTGGACTGTACATTTTTGTACTGGGCAGTGCAACTGTTGCGCTATATATCGAAGTCCGAAGTTTGAGACCAAATTGGGATGTGAGATTTTGCTAAAACTGGCCGAGGTGATCTCTAGTTACAAATGATATCTGCGTTGGATATGCGATCGCCTAATTTTTGTGTGAGCAAGCGATCGCTGTTGTTTGGCGCTATATACATACTTTTAAAATCTTTTTATACCAAGTATCAAAAATTTATATAAATTTACTTTGTGACTTTTGACACTATTGTTCAACTGTGGTTATTAACTAGTGTCAGTTAATAAAGTGTCACTTTCTAAATCCTCGATTTTATCCCATAAGCGATATTCTTAATCATGCAAGGAGTGATACCATTTCACCAAATGTTTGTTACAAGTTATTCTTGCAGTGCTTCTTTTCGGGAGTATCTTGCAGATTTTAGATATTGCATCAAACAAGTGAGTTGGTATAGAGTTATACCCATTTGCACTTGAGTCCGAAAATACTCAGGTGCTTTTACGTATATATAAAAATCTAAGTAGGAGCCAGGAGGTGATAGCGTTTCACCTTAAGATTGATACAGATGGCAAGCAGGGGCACAGGGGAGCGGGGGAGCGGGGGAGCAGGGGAGCAGGGGCACAGGGGAGCGGGGGAGCAGGGGAACTCGGGGCCCCCACGACCGGAGGGAGTGGGGATTAGGGGCACAGGGGAGAAAAATTTGTATCGGTAATCTGACAGCGGGAAGAGAGTAATTAACGGGACTTGCTATCAGCTATTGTTTGGGTAATATCAAGTTCGCTTAATTACTTATTAAAACCTCCTAAGCCCCTCCCCGTTCACGGGGAGGGGTTGGGGGTGGGGTAAAACGGGATTTATGGTTATTTTACCGGACATGATATCAGCCATCAGTCATCAGTCATCAGTCATCAGCCATCAGTCATCAATCAGCAACTTCAACCGGAATGATTTATTTTTTGGAATTCCCTTACCATCCTCTCAGCCAATTACAAAATTCACCAGTTTTCCAGGCACCACAATCACCTTTTTAATTTCTTTGCCTTCAATGTGACGCTGGGCAACTTCTGACTCACGGGCATACTTCTCTAACGCAGCTTTATCAGCTTGCGCTGGCACTTGAATTGCACCACGAGTTTTGCCCATAATTTGAATCACCAAAGTGATTTCATCAGCTACCAACGCCGCCTCATCAAAACCTGGCCAAGCTTGAGTGTGAACTGAATCACTCTTACCCATTAAATGCCACAATTCCTCAGCAATGTGAGGTGCAAAAGGTGCCAGCAACACCACCAAAGTCTGGATACCTTCTGCATAAATTGCTGAATCTTTACAGTTGGCATCAGTCAGGGCATTACTCAACTTCATCAATTCTGAAACAGCTGTGTTGAATTGATATTCGTCCTCCACATCTTCTGAAACTGCTTTGATAGCAGTGTGAATTGCCCGGCGTAAATCCTTTTCAGACTTAGTTAAATCAGAATTGACATTTTCACGGGATATGCCACCGGCAATGTGTTCCGTAACCAATCGCCAAACCCGATTTAAGAAACGGAATTGTCCTTCGACATCCGCTTCATCCCATTCCAAATCTTTTTCTGGCGGCGCTTTAAACAATATAAACATCCGCGCTGTGTCTACACCGTACTTAGCAATCACCTCTTCCGGCGCTACACCATTGCCTTTTGACTTGGACATGGTAGCGTAAACAACTTGCAGTGGTTCACCTGTCTTCGGATCTCGTGGATCGGCAGGATCTACAAGATTAAAGGCAACCCACTTATCTTTGTCGCTTTTGTGGGGATTTACATAAGTTAAACCTTGCACCATGCCTTGAGTTAACAGACGTTGGAATGGTTCATCAAAGTTTAACAAGCCGCGATCGCGCAGTACCTTGGTAAAGAACCGCGAATACAACAAATGCAAAATCGCGTGTTCAATTCCACCCACGTACTGATCTACTGGCATCAAGTCGTTAGTTTTACTGGAATCGAAAACCTGCTGTTCGTTCTTAGCATCAGTAAACCGCAAGAAATACCACGAAGAATCAATAAAAGTATCCATCGTGTCAGTTTCCCGCTTTGCTGGTGTACCACAAGTTGGACAAGGTACATTCACCCAGCTTTCTAACTGAGTCAACGGTGAACCGCCGCGTCCGGTAAATTCCACTTCTTCCGGTAACTGCACTGGCAAATCTTTGTCAGGAACCGGCACAATGCCACAATTAGGACAGTGAATCACGGGAATGGGTGCCCCCCAATACCGTTGCCGCGAAATTAACCAATCCCGTAAGCGATATTGTACCCGCAGTTTGCCAAATCCTTGTTCTTCAGCAAACTTAACTATTGCTTGCTTGGCATCTGTGGAATTCATCCCACTAAAAGGCCCAGAATTAATTAAAATTC
Above is a window of Nostoc sp. UHCC 0702 DNA encoding:
- a CDS encoding serine/threonine protein kinase encodes the protein MNYHMIGKVLQARYQIVQSLGAGVFGQTYIAVDIDYPDNPKCVIKQLKVNNSQPSYLDTLRLRFLTETETLKRLGLHQQIPEFITCFEENERFYLIQEYIEGHSLTAELPINQQWGCVWTENEVIEFLEDVLNILEFVHSQGVIHCDIKPENLIRRAADGKLVLIDFGSIQSVDFGIERELPISRIPVTSLGYIPPEQFIGQTQPNSDIYALGMIAIQALTGIEPLQLQIDSYSNEIIWRSPNTQVSDYLAAVLSEMIRYNFQDRYQSVAEVLRVLKQMAGETQDHVSLEVAVENDTSDENSASGKSSPLLTGMTVGIAANSLLMGLGVYSLLNTSPAYSETETLYKATEEYQSGDLQSAIALAKSIPSYSNVYPEAKATIEEWQQQWQVAAQEYLAAEQATKEGRWSDVLATAAKVPDILYWQSKTDKLVQQARVNIELQTQELLAKAYEKAGARDFSGALEYLRQIPKESSAGALVQRKLAEYNQKRQIRAAYFLHNAQKSAAVGDFNSAVKFLRQIPKNTLVYTQAQAKLNEYTQKQRLQIQSQKVALGKVAAANKTNSLVSNNSAKRMANSQPSNDLPEVNIR
- the leuS gene encoding leucine--tRNA ligase, whose translation is MDSRYIPVEIEEKWQKTWTELGLDKTPTNSNKPKFYALSMFPYPSGSLHMGHVRNYTISDVIARLKRMQGYRVLHPMGWDAFGLPAENAAIDRGVPPAKWTYQNIAQMRQQLQRLGLAIDWDREVATCSPDYYKWTQWIFLQFLQAGLAYQKEAAVNWDPVDQTVLANEQVIDGRSWRSGAIVERKLLRQWFLKITDYAEQLLNDLDKLTGWPERVKLMQANWIGKSTGAYLEFAIVGSDEKIGVYTTRPDTVYGVSYLVLAPEHPLTQRVTTKEQKAAVEAFIKEVANQSELERTAEDKPKRGIPTGGKAINPFTGEEVPIWIADYVLYEYGTGAVMGVPAHDVRDFKFANNYNLPIEFVIVEPEAVADVDFQQEEPPLIIIDYDSAYTEPGILINSGPFSGMNSTDAKQAIVKFAEEQGFGKLRVQYRLRDWLISRQRYWGAPIPVIHCPNCGIVPVPDKDLPVQLPEEVEFTGRGGSPLTQLESWVNVPCPTCGTPAKRETDTMDTFIDSSWYFLRFTDAKNEQQVFDSSKTNDLMPVDQYVGGIEHAILHLLYSRFFTKVLRDRGLLNFDEPFQRLLTQGMVQGLTYVNPHKSDKDKWVAFNLVDPADPRDPKTGEPLQVVYATMSKSKGNGVAPEEVIAKYGVDTARMFILFKAPPEKDLEWDEADVEGQFRFLNRVWRLVTEHIAGGISRENVNSDLTKSEKDLRRAIHTAIKAVSEDVEDEYQFNTAVSELMKLSNALTDANCKDSAIYAEGIQTLVVLLAPFAPHIAEELWHLMGKSDSVHTQAWPGFDEAALVADEITLVIQIMGKTRGAIQVPAQADKAALEKYARESEVAQRHIEGKEIKKVIVVPGKLVNFVIG
- a CDS encoding RibD family protein; the encoded protein is MTTIQTTLVLGMTADGKIQPVDPKSPGHVYLADQAHLEYQASFADLFLVGATTIREEGQTYTIQNPELLAARKVRGQSPQPITCVVSGSLNLSPDLHFFNQDLERWIFTTRAGLEKNSQAKSIEKQADVIDLGDTDLDWDRAYALMAERGIRKVVALGGGSLTAALVQAGRIDDWWLTIWPTVYGGKDLTTPVEGEGFVASIAPELELIETRQVGSELFLHYRILK